In Palleronia sp. LCG004, a single window of DNA contains:
- a CDS encoding glycosyltransferase family 2 protein: MTDPRVTIIISQRERFGMTVESLESLYEHTSNVDVIYVDGKSPPRIAELLRRESEARGFKLIRRERFLTPNEARNIGVAEAKTDYVVFIDNDVLFTENWLPPLVACADEEGADIVAPLTCQGLPAHTEIHHAGGDYAPGGDMAGFFENNPEHGRALDEVMHGHSEKVSDWQGRLERKQTGMCEFHCALARRDVFDRIGPLDEKLLSTKEHIDFSMSVRQAGGTVWFEPASVVTYVFPCRARPMNREDWPFFALRWSDAYGTRSLEHFITKWNLRPKPDYVEGKRKIYAGRRMQGMLVPMMRGLPFVGKNDALAKKLARASMFPERLVNAAMVRRQDRHVS; the protein is encoded by the coding sequence GTGACCGACCCCCGTGTAACTATCATCATCAGTCAGCGTGAGCGGTTCGGCATGACCGTCGAGTCGCTTGAAAGCCTTTACGAGCATACGTCGAATGTCGACGTGATCTATGTCGACGGCAAGTCGCCGCCCCGGATCGCCGAACTGCTTCGCCGTGAATCCGAGGCGCGGGGCTTCAAGCTCATCCGTCGCGAACGGTTTCTCACGCCGAACGAGGCGCGTAATATCGGCGTGGCCGAAGCCAAGACGGACTATGTCGTCTTCATCGACAACGACGTTCTCTTCACCGAGAACTGGCTGCCGCCCCTCGTCGCCTGCGCGGACGAGGAGGGGGCCGACATCGTCGCGCCGCTCACCTGTCAGGGTCTTCCCGCCCATACCGAGATCCACCATGCCGGTGGCGATTACGCCCCCGGCGGCGACATGGCGGGCTTCTTCGAGAACAATCCCGAGCACGGCCGCGCTCTCGACGAGGTCATGCACGGTCACTCCGAAAAGGTCTCGGACTGGCAGGGACGGCTCGAACGCAAGCAGACCGGCATGTGCGAGTTTCACTGCGCGCTCGCGCGTCGCGACGTCTTCGACAGGATCGGCCCGCTCGACGAAAAGCTTCTGTCGACGAAGGAGCATATCGACTTCTCGATGAGCGTGCGGCAGGCCGGCGGGACCGTCTGGTTCGAGCCTGCATCCGTCGTCACCTACGTGTTTCCCTGTCGTGCGCGGCCGATGAACCGGGAGGATTGGCCGTTCTTCGCGCTGCGCTGGTCGGATGCGTACGGGACGCGAAGCCTCGAGCATTTCATCACGAAGTGGAACTTGAGGCCCAAGCCCGATTACGTCGAAGGCAAGCGCAAGATCTATGCGGGCCGCCGGATGCAGGGCATGCTCGTCCCGATGATGCGTGGTCTGCCATTCGTCGGAAAGAACGACGCCCTGGCGAAGAAGCTCGCCCGCGCCAGCATGTTTCCCGAACGGCTCGTCAATGCCGCCATGGTCCGTCGGCAGGACAGGCATGTCTCTTGA
- a CDS encoding glycosyltransferase, whose protein sequence is MTSDRHSSVDALRLGLVVHEFPVISETFVTTLAAGLLRSGQDLRILATNADAAAPRQDILDAYGLPEARIMRARYQGRLSLKRGLDLARRSPRHSPGYLGLMLADRISPARLAVTRLMADAPDFDVVHAQFGVLGLLAARHRRWGTLRTRALVVHLRGYDITRHVEERGVRVYARLFREADLFIANCRYFRDKAIALGCPADKIIVIGSPIDTRAFSPPANRRVSEGPTRLVAVGRLVEKKGFSDAVAAIGHLIREGHDVTLEILGDGPLRSALAAQISEAGLTDRVMLAGSADRGQVIEALHRADIALTPSVRASSGDEDANVNTAKEAMATGLPVIGTHHGGIPELVIPGENGDLVPERDPRALADAIAAMMGRRGDWADLGTAGRRKVLEEFDQGHIVEETLLAYRRALTIRRDRP, encoded by the coding sequence ATGACGTCGGATAGGCACAGCTCGGTCGATGCGCTCCGCTTGGGGCTGGTGGTGCACGAATTTCCGGTCATCTCGGAAACCTTCGTGACGACGCTCGCGGCGGGGCTTCTGCGGTCGGGGCAGGACCTGCGGATCCTCGCCACGAATGCCGATGCCGCCGCGCCGCGGCAGGACATTCTCGACGCGTACGGTCTGCCCGAGGCACGGATCATGCGGGCGCGTTATCAGGGCAGACTTTCCTTGAAGCGCGGTCTGGACCTCGCCCGTCGGAGCCCGCGACATTCACCGGGTTATCTCGGCCTGATGCTGGCCGATCGTATCTCGCCCGCCCGCCTGGCGGTCACGCGCCTCATGGCGGACGCGCCCGATTTCGACGTCGTTCATGCCCAGTTCGGGGTTCTGGGCCTTCTCGCCGCGCGGCATCGTCGCTGGGGCACGCTGCGGACGCGTGCGCTTGTCGTGCATCTCCGCGGCTACGACATCACCCGCCATGTCGAGGAACGCGGAGTGCGGGTCTATGCGCGCCTGTTCCGAGAGGCCGACCTCTTCATCGCGAATTGCCGATACTTCCGAGACAAGGCGATTGCGCTCGGATGTCCTGCGGACAAGATCATCGTGATCGGATCGCCGATCGATACAAGGGCGTTCTCGCCTCCCGCCAACCGGCGGGTTTCCGAGGGACCGACCCGCCTCGTCGCGGTCGGTCGGCTCGTGGAGAAGAAGGGGTTTTCGGACGCGGTCGCCGCGATTGGCCATCTGATACGCGAAGGTCACGACGTCACGCTGGAAATCCTCGGCGACGGCCCTTTGCGATCCGCGCTTGCAGCCCAGATTTCGGAGGCGGGTCTCACCGATCGGGTGATGCTTGCCGGTTCGGCAGACCGCGGACAGGTCATCGAGGCCCTTCACCGTGCGGATATCGCGCTGACCCCGTCGGTAAGGGCGTCATCGGGCGACGAGGATGCGAACGTCAACACGGCGAAAGAGGCCATGGCGACCGGCCTTCCCGTCATCGGCACGCATCATGGAGGAATTCCCGAACTCGTCATTCCGGGAGAGAACGGCGATCTCGTGCCCGAACGCGATCCGCGCGCATTGGCCGATGCGATCGCCGCCATGATGGGTCGCCGGGGGGATTGGGCTGATCTCGGAACCGCCGGACGTCGCAAGGTCTTGGAAGAGTTCGATCAAGGTCATATCGTTGAAGAAACGCTTCTGGCCTATCGACGCGCGCTCACCATCAGGAGAGATCGACCGTGA
- a CDS encoding glycosyltransferase family A protein, giving the protein MTSLVSIVMPCHDVVDFVAEAVTSAARQTWPRLELVAIDDGSTDGTGELLERLAGSWTGPQRRMIVHRQAQSGAAAARNAGLDRASGDLICFLDSDDRLDAQMVERVSNVLADDRDLVLASGLWRYVDAQGHPTGIVSDAPHLRHDARSLVVEGPLHSATGVIVRADAAREAGQFDTGLSGCIDLDWFVRVVAGRGKAAAIVPEPLADYRKRDGQITANWARMEANWTRVLQKMDLMGEGLDADELRRAKARNQIYWATLAYQAGDYAATRRLVAQSWRLDPKAASRDRLARIRTLAALASLLPGPLHETLRRRVASRQ; this is encoded by the coding sequence GTGACCTCGCTGGTCAGCATCGTCATGCCCTGCCACGACGTGGTGGATTTCGTGGCCGAAGCCGTCACGTCTGCCGCCCGGCAGACATGGCCGCGTCTGGAGCTTGTCGCGATCGACGACGGCTCCACGGACGGAACGGGAGAGCTCCTCGAGCGGCTGGCCGGTTCGTGGACCGGGCCGCAGCGTCGCATGATCGTTCATCGGCAAGCGCAATCGGGCGCGGCGGCCGCGCGCAATGCAGGTCTCGATCGCGCGAGCGGGGATCTGATCTGCTTTCTCGATTCCGACGATCGGCTCGATGCACAGATGGTCGAGCGGGTCTCGAATGTTCTCGCCGACGATCGCGACCTGGTTCTCGCCTCCGGGCTGTGGCGTTACGTCGACGCCCAGGGTCATCCGACGGGGATCGTCTCGGATGCACCGCATCTGAGGCACGATGCACGTTCTCTCGTCGTTGAGGGTCCGCTTCACAGCGCGACGGGCGTGATTGTTCGGGCCGATGCCGCACGCGAAGCCGGACAATTCGACACCGGCCTTTCCGGCTGCATCGATCTCGACTGGTTCGTACGGGTTGTGGCTGGGCGCGGCAAGGCGGCTGCAATCGTGCCGGAACCCCTTGCCGATTACCGCAAGCGGGACGGACAGATCACTGCAAACTGGGCGCGGATGGAGGCAAACTGGACGCGGGTGCTGCAGAAGATGGATCTGATGGGCGAGGGGCTCGATGCGGACGAGCTGCGCCGCGCCAAGGCCCGTAACCAGATCTACTGGGCAACGCTGGCCTATCAGGCTGGCGATTACGCCGCCACCAGACGGCTTGTCGCGCAGAGCTGGCGGCTCGATCCGAAGGCGGCGTCGCGCGACAGGCTGGCGCGCATCCGGACGCTGGCAGCACTCGCCAGCCTGCTGCCCGGCCCGCTGCACGAAACCCTGCGCCGCCGGGTCGCGAGCCGGCAATGA
- a CDS encoding ornithine cyclodeaminase family protein: MTTLLLTRNDVRGLTDMPAVIAAVEEAYRSFGDGKVDQPPYMGIHLSTPGAEIDFKAGYSRANELVSLKASSGGFRDNPDRHGVPNGMGTVMLFDGRSGALVCIMDGSLLTGLRTGAAGAISVRAMARPDARSLAVIGTGSQARMQVRAIREVMQIETIRAWGRSSANAAAFAVEIEGQFDIPVTLAGTAAEAAADADVVVTTTRASEVVLRPGSLKPGTHVVAIGTDQRGKRELDPELFRDAYVVVDSEAQCAEKGEVQHAIAAGIIEQAHAEIGQVLLGRRPGRTSAEQITIFDSTGMAIQDNVTAAAILALARERGVGMPFDFLTQTS, from the coding sequence ATGACGACCCTGCTACTGACCAGAAACGACGTGAGGGGCCTTACCGACATGCCCGCCGTCATCGCCGCGGTGGAAGAGGCCTACCGCAGCTTCGGCGACGGCAAGGTCGACCAGCCGCCATATATGGGCATCCACCTCTCCACGCCAGGGGCCGAGATCGACTTCAAGGCGGGATACAGCCGGGCGAACGAACTCGTCTCGCTCAAGGCCTCCTCGGGCGGGTTCCGCGACAATCCCGATCGCCACGGCGTGCCGAACGGCATGGGCACGGTGATGCTCTTCGACGGACGCAGCGGGGCGTTGGTCTGCATCATGGACGGAAGCCTCCTGACGGGTTTGCGCACCGGTGCAGCGGGCGCGATCTCCGTCCGCGCGATGGCGCGACCGGACGCGCGCAGCCTCGCCGTGATCGGCACGGGCAGCCAGGCCCGGATGCAGGTCCGTGCCATCCGCGAAGTCATGCAGATCGAAACCATTCGCGCCTGGGGACGCTCCTCCGCGAATGCGGCGGCCTTCGCCGTGGAGATCGAAGGCCAATTCGACATTCCGGTCACGCTTGCGGGAACTGCCGCGGAAGCCGCGGCGGATGCGGATGTCGTCGTCACCACGACCCGCGCGAGCGAGGTGGTCCTTCGGCCCGGAAGCCTGAAGCCGGGCACGCATGTCGTTGCCATCGGCACCGATCAACGCGGCAAGCGGGAGCTCGACCCGGAGCTTTTTCGCGATGCCTATGTCGTTGTCGATTCCGAAGCCCAATGTGCCGAGAAGGGCGAAGTGCAGCACGCGATCGCCGCCGGAATCATCGAACAGGCCCACGCGGAAATCGGCCAAGTGCTTCTTGGCCGGCGTCCCGGACGGACGAGCGCGGAGCAGATCACGATCTTCGACTCGACGGGAATGGCGATCCAAGACAACGTCACCGCCGCCGCGATCCTCGCTCTTGCGCGCGAACGAGGGGTCGGAATGCCCTTTGACTTTCTGACGCAAACCTCCTGA
- a CDS encoding threonine/serine dehydratase, giving the protein MCDFPTIDDIEAARHRIAPHIRHTPLLRADRIEPSVGCELFLKPEMLQVTGAFKIRGALNTALQLPPERIARGFISSSSGNHAQGLSWAGRLLGTRVVLVLPTTTPAQKVANTRALGAEVILYDGDTAARWKEVYRIAEETGYETIHGFEDPRVMAGQGTIGCEILEDLPDVDTVIVPLGGGGLISGVATALKALKPGIRVVGAEPALTPKYHRSRSSGKRVSLPLRDTVADGLRISVPGQNPWPIIERHVDEIALVDETDIVAGMRALARDAKLIAEPAAAIGVGALLGGAISVRPDEKVCTILTGGNWGLEDLAALYAREPSAIEAAS; this is encoded by the coding sequence ATGTGCGACTTTCCGACGATCGACGATATCGAGGCGGCCCGGCACAGGATCGCGCCGCATATACGCCACACGCCGCTTCTGCGCGCCGACAGGATCGAGCCGTCGGTCGGCTGCGAACTGTTCCTCAAGCCCGAGATGCTGCAGGTGACGGGGGCATTCAAGATCCGCGGGGCGCTCAACACCGCGTTGCAGCTTCCGCCGGAGCGCATTGCACGTGGCTTCATCTCGTCCTCGTCCGGCAACCATGCGCAGGGCTTGTCCTGGGCGGGCCGGCTCCTTGGGACAAGGGTGGTTCTTGTCCTGCCGACCACAACGCCCGCGCAGAAGGTGGCGAATACGCGCGCCCTGGGGGCGGAGGTGATCCTCTACGATGGCGACACCGCTGCGCGCTGGAAGGAGGTCTACCGAATTGCCGAAGAGACGGGCTACGAGACGATCCACGGGTTCGAGGATCCGCGCGTCATGGCCGGACAGGGCACCATCGGTTGCGAGATTCTCGAGGACCTCCCGGATGTCGACACCGTCATCGTGCCCCTGGGCGGCGGTGGGCTCATCTCCGGCGTGGCGACCGCGCTCAAGGCGCTGAAACCGGGTATCAGGGTGGTGGGCGCGGAACCGGCACTGACCCCGAAATACCATCGAAGCAGGTCGAGCGGGAAACGCGTCTCGCTGCCGCTGCGCGACACGGTCGCGGACGGGCTGCGCATCAGCGTTCCCGGCCAGAACCCCTGGCCCATCATCGAGCGCCATGTGGATGAAATCGCGCTGGTGGACGAAACAGACATCGTTGCGGGGATGCGGGCACTCGCACGCGATGCGAAACTCATTGCGGAACCTGCAGCCGCGATCGGCGTGGGCGCGCTTCTCGGAGGCGCAATCTCGGTTCGGCCCGACGAGAAGGTCTGCACCATCCTCACGGGCGGAAACTGGGGCCTTGAGGATCTTGCCGCCCTCTACGCAAGGGAACCCTCCGCTATCGAAGCCGCGTCCTGA
- a CDS encoding ArnT family glycosyltransferase — protein sequence MKTDSKIGSPIQGAIAPALIFLAVAFAGVLLRPALPIDETRYLTVAWEMWLGGDLLVPTKNFALYTHKPPLFFWLIQAMWSVTGVSEIAARLVGPLAATATILTTGLLAARLWPDDHGASGRTGWALAGSAVFALSGQLTMFDALLALCAVLTMLAVLAAAKTGERRWWIVAGLALGLGGLAKGPVILIHVLPAMLALPWWAGSNGRSGWRDLPAGLVLAVAAGLGLVALWIVPAGLSVGPEWFDAVLWRQSAGRVTNAFAHARPWWFYTALLPLLLFPWAFLPSVWRQVVRIRWSEPGLRLALVWMLPAMLAFSLISGKQLHYLVPELPAVAIVVGRLLRDVRPRPLLPAIVAGAVGCLLLASASGLVSFGRIDAMLHPVAVVGLVGAGFIGMGIALARFRSAVGTSLAMLGAILGLNLLVGATELGAGYDAGRIAGLLADREEEGIALYSDEYHGEFTFAGRLTKPVAELETASMLAEWADEHPEGLILSRLEDHPLPWRPDRKIAFRGRPYAIWEVSGRKDQADISAVSREDELALDDRHD from the coding sequence TTGAAGACAGACAGCAAGATCGGTTCGCCGATCCAGGGCGCGATCGCGCCGGCGCTCATATTCCTGGCCGTCGCGTTCGCGGGCGTGCTTCTCCGGCCCGCATTGCCGATCGACGAGACGCGGTACCTCACCGTCGCCTGGGAGATGTGGCTTGGTGGGGATCTTCTCGTACCGACGAAGAACTTTGCGCTCTACACCCACAAGCCGCCGCTGTTCTTCTGGCTGATCCAGGCGATGTGGTCCGTGACCGGCGTATCGGAAATCGCGGCGCGTCTCGTGGGGCCGCTTGCCGCGACCGCGACGATCCTGACGACCGGACTGCTCGCCGCGCGGCTCTGGCCCGACGATCACGGGGCTTCCGGTCGGACGGGCTGGGCTCTTGCCGGCAGCGCCGTCTTCGCGCTTTCGGGTCAGCTGACGATGTTCGATGCGCTGCTCGCGCTCTGCGCCGTCCTGACGATGCTCGCCGTTCTCGCCGCGGCAAAGACTGGAGAGCGTCGCTGGTGGATCGTCGCGGGCCTTGCGCTCGGGCTCGGCGGGCTCGCCAAGGGGCCGGTCATCCTGATCCATGTGCTGCCCGCGATGCTGGCCCTTCCCTGGTGGGCGGGGTCGAATGGCCGTTCCGGCTGGCGCGATCTGCCCGCGGGCCTCGTCCTCGCGGTTGCGGCGGGACTGGGCCTCGTCGCGCTCTGGATCGTTCCGGCGGGGCTCTCAGTCGGACCCGAGTGGTTCGACGCCGTCCTTTGGCGGCAAAGCGCGGGACGCGTGACGAATGCCTTCGCCCATGCCCGGCCCTGGTGGTTCTATACGGCGCTTCTGCCGCTGCTGTTGTTCCCCTGGGCCTTTCTGCCATCCGTCTGGCGGCAGGTCGTCCGCATCCGGTGGTCGGAACCCGGCCTTCGGCTCGCCCTCGTCTGGATGCTTCCCGCGATGCTCGCCTTCAGCTTGATCAGCGGCAAGCAGCTTCATTATCTTGTCCCGGAACTTCCTGCCGTCGCGATCGTGGTGGGCCGTCTGCTTCGCGACGTTCGGCCCCGCCCGCTGTTGCCTGCGATCGTCGCGGGAGCCGTCGGCTGCCTTCTGCTCGCTTCCGCGTCCGGGCTCGTCTCGTTCGGACGGATCGACGCGATGCTGCATCCGGTTGCGGTGGTCGGTCTTGTAGGAGCCGGGTTCATCGGCATGGGGATCGCCTTGGCACGATTCCGTAGCGCGGTCGGTACGTCGCTTGCGATGCTCGGTGCGATCCTCGGATTGAACCTGCTCGTCGGGGCGACCGAACTGGGCGCGGGATACGATGCGGGTCGAATTGCCGGTCTTCTGGCCGACCGGGAGGAGGAAGGCATCGCCCTCTATTCCGATGAATATCACGGGGAATTCACCTTCGCCGGCCGCCTGACCAAGCCCGTTGCCGAACTGGAGACGGCCTCCATGTTGGCGGAATGGGCCGATGAACATCCCGAAGGCCTGATCCTCAGCCGCTTGGAAGACCATCCCCTCCCGTGGCGGCCCGACCGGAAAATCGCATTCCGGGGGCGGCCATACGCGATCTGGGAAGTTTCCGGACGGAAGGATCAGGCGGACATATCCGCCGTGTCACGCGAGGACGAACTGGCTTTGGATGACCGGCATGATTGA
- a CDS encoding sensor histidine kinase, which translates to MSAHWTLTGRLVRRILTIVILGWSLAMALGLWSLAHEIDESLDRGLEIRARYALDLLEAGVPAEEIPIGEGDVLSIDGDAAPWPKGDGASRSTVSWHVFRAERSGRAVEIGQSSAFRREEFWESAGAFIVVMVPLVIVVALTVVLTVRAALGPARRLAATIAGRDAADFTPLSAKGLPGELRPMALSVNDHLERIDRLLTAERSFAANAAHELRTPLATARAETAALAAGHGSIERVDRGLERLTRIVDRLLQLARAEAGDAARAQPVDLVSLARHVLAEFPAGVVLDDGDASRMMVRTDADLVAIVLRNLVANALEHGLGSVRVRIGPDMLAVENRAAPGAVLHAARFDKGRTSQGTGLGLTIVETIAQQLDLTLDRCVTDDRVRVALHFPIDEVS; encoded by the coding sequence GTGAGCGCGCATTGGACGCTTACCGGGCGGCTCGTCCGGCGCATCCTCACGATCGTGATCCTGGGATGGTCGCTTGCCATGGCACTCGGTCTCTGGTCGCTCGCCCACGAAATCGACGAATCTCTCGATCGCGGATTGGAGATCCGTGCGCGTTACGCACTCGATCTGCTCGAGGCGGGGGTCCCAGCCGAGGAAATCCCAATCGGCGAGGGCGATGTCCTCAGCATCGACGGCGACGCGGCCCCCTGGCCGAAGGGCGATGGTGCCTCGCGCAGTACGGTGTCGTGGCACGTGTTTCGCGCCGAGCGGAGTGGTCGCGCGGTGGAGATCGGCCAGTCCTCCGCCTTCCGACGGGAGGAATTCTGGGAAAGCGCGGGGGCCTTCATCGTGGTCATGGTCCCGCTCGTCATCGTCGTCGCGTTGACCGTGGTCCTGACCGTGCGCGCGGCGCTGGGCCCGGCGCGACGACTGGCCGCGACGATCGCGGGGCGCGACGCGGCGGACTTCACGCCGCTATCAGCGAAGGGCCTGCCGGGCGAGTTGAGGCCCATGGCGCTGTCAGTGAACGATCACCTGGAGCGTATCGACCGGCTCCTCACCGCCGAGCGGTCGTTCGCGGCGAATGCCGCCCACGAATTACGGACCCCGCTCGCCACGGCACGGGCCGAGACGGCGGCGCTCGCGGCGGGACACGGCTCGATCGAGCGTGTGGATCGCGGGCTCGAGCGGCTGACGCGGATCGTGGACCGCCTGTTGCAGCTCGCCCGCGCCGAAGCGGGCGACGCCGCGCGGGCGCAGCCGGTGGATCTCGTCTCGCTCGCGCGTCATGTCCTTGCCGAATTTCCCGCCGGCGTCGTCCTCGACGACGGAGACGCCTCGCGCATGATGGTACGAACCGATGCCGACCTCGTGGCAATCGTCCTGCGAAACCTCGTGGCGAACGCACTCGAACACGGGCTCGGTAGCGTGCGAGTCCGGATCGGGCCTGACATGCTTGCGGTCGAGAACCGTGCGGCACCCGGTGCCGTCCTGCACGCTGCCCGGTTCGACAAGGGCAGAACCTCTCAGGGCACCGGACTCGGGCTGACGATCGTCGAGACCATTGCCCAGCAGCTCGACCTGACGCTCGATCGGTGCGTGACGGATGATCGCGTCCGGGTTGCGCTGCATTTTCCGATCGATGAGGTGTCCTGA
- a CDS encoding response regulator transcription factor yields MRILLVEDGAELGAAVARHLRRAGHAVDHVAACDEAEAAWLVAEYAAILLDLGLPDGSGLDLLRERRGAGDLTPVVIATAYDQISDRISGLDAGADDYVVKPYDPDEVEARLRAVARRADGLAGSEIAIGPLVVDRARARVHRDGIEIRLTSREWAVLDALVAARGRILSRTVLEERLFAFDDEVAGNAVEVYVSRLRSKIGREVIETRRGLGYSVS; encoded by the coding sequence ATGAGGATACTTCTCGTTGAGGACGGGGCCGAACTCGGCGCGGCGGTCGCACGGCATCTGCGCCGGGCAGGCCACGCCGTGGACCATGTCGCAGCCTGCGACGAAGCGGAGGCTGCGTGGCTCGTGGCCGAGTATGCCGCGATCCTGCTCGACCTCGGCCTGCCGGACGGCTCGGGGCTCGACCTCCTGCGGGAGCGGAGGGGGGCTGGCGACCTCACGCCGGTGGTCATCGCCACAGCCTACGACCAGATCAGCGACAGGATCTCCGGCCTCGATGCCGGTGCCGACGATTACGTGGTGAAGCCATACGATCCGGACGAGGTCGAGGCGCGGCTGCGCGCTGTGGCGCGACGGGCGGACGGCCTTGCCGGTTCCGAGATCGCGATCGGGCCGCTTGTGGTCGACCGCGCGCGTGCGCGGGTCCACAGGGACGGGATCGAAATTCGCCTGACGTCACGGGAATGGGCGGTTCTCGATGCGCTCGTCGCGGCGCGCGGCCGCATCCTCAGTCGCACGGTTCTCGAGGAGAGGCTTTTTGCCTTCGATGACGAAGTCGCGGGCAACGCGGTCGAGGTCTACGTCTCGCGGCTGCGCTCGAAGATCGGCCGGGAAGTGATCGAGACGCGGCGGGGCCTGGGCTACAGCGTCTCGTGA
- a CDS encoding PepSY domain-containing protein, translated as MRLPLLAALLTAAALPAFAEDICNVDKADWRPVEELKSELVDKGWSISNVKEEDGCYEVYGKDADGQRVEIFFDPASFEEMGSDD; from the coding sequence ATGCGTCTCCCCCTTCTCGCCGCCCTTCTGACCGCCGCCGCCCTTCCGGCCTTCGCCGAGGACATCTGCAACGTCGACAAGGCGGATTGGCGCCCCGTGGAAGAGCTGAAGTCGGAGCTCGTCGACAAGGGCTGGTCCATCTCGAACGTCAAGGAAGAGGACGGCTGCTACGAGGTCTACGGCAAGGATGCCGACGGCCAGCGCGTCGAGATCTTCTTCGACCCCGCCTCATTCGAGGAGATGGGCTCGGATGACTGA
- a CDS encoding cytochrome b/b6 domain-containing protein: MTESATARTVRVWDPFVRVFHWSQVALIGAAWLTEDGPKWLHENAGYLLAALIAIRLVWGIVGSRYARFSDFVRGPRAVALYLGELSRGRERRHLGHNPAGGAMIVTLLTTVTATILTGWLQTTDMFWGSSAMEKIHEVAAILVLVLAAIHVAGVVFESLRHHENLVGAMIHGRKRVDGKEAP, translated from the coding sequence ATGACTGAGTCCGCGACGGCCCGGACGGTTCGGGTCTGGGACCCGTTCGTCCGGGTCTTCCACTGGTCACAGGTCGCGCTGATCGGCGCGGCCTGGCTGACCGAGGACGGACCGAAATGGCTGCACGAGAATGCGGGCTACCTCCTTGCGGCGCTTATCGCGATCCGGCTCGTCTGGGGGATCGTGGGGTCACGGTATGCCCGGTTTTCCGATTTCGTCCGGGGCCCCCGGGCCGTCGCGCTGTATCTCGGCGAATTGTCGCGGGGTCGGGAACGCCGCCATCTGGGGCATAACCCCGCGGGCGGCGCGATGATCGTTACGCTTCTGACCACGGTGACCGCGACGATCCTGACGGGCTGGCTCCAGACGACCGACATGTTCTGGGGTTCCTCCGCGATGGAGAAGATCCACGAGGTCGCCGCCATTCTCGTCCTCGTCCTCGCCGCCATCCACGTCGCCGGCGTGGTCTTCGAAAGCCTGCGCCACCACGAGAACCTCGTCGGCGCGATGATCCACGGGCGCAAGCGCGTGGATGGAAAGGAGGCACCGTGA